A portion of the Lolium rigidum isolate FL_2022 chromosome 1, APGP_CSIRO_Lrig_0.1, whole genome shotgun sequence genome contains these proteins:
- the LOC124673580 gene encoding pyruvate dehydrogenase E1 component subunit alpha-2, mitochondrial-like — MAAAILRRLNPTTATLVAPLLPLARAASDSTSPLTIETSLPFFPHNIDPPSRTVSTTPAELLATFRTMALMRRAEIAADSLYKAKLIRGFCHLYDGQEAVAVGMEAAITRRDAIITAYRDHCLYLARGGTLVAAFAELMGRVDGCSRGKGGSMHFYKKDAGFFGGHGIVGAQVPLGCGLAFAQRYRKEGTVTFDLYGDGAANQGQLFEALNMAALWKLPVILVCENNHYGMGTAEWRASKSAAYYTRGDYVPGLKVDGMDFLAVKQACKFAKEHVLENGPIILEMDTYRYHGHSMSDPGSTYRTRDEIAGIRQERDPIERVRKLILAHDLATAQELKDMEKEIRKEVDIAIAKAKESPMPDESELFKNVYVNDCGLESFGVDRKVVRTVLP; from the exons ATGGCCGCGGCGATCCTCCGCCGCCTCAACCCCACCACCGCCACGCTCGTGGCACCGCTACTACCCCTCGCACGAGCAGCCTCCGACTCAACCTCACCGCTCACCATCGAGACCTCCCTCCCCTTCTTCCCGCACAACATCGACCCGCCCTCCCGCACCGTCTCCACCACCCCGGCCGAGCTGCTCGCCACCTTCCGCACCATGGCGCTGATGCGGCGCGCGGAGATCGCCGCCGACTCGCTCTACAAGGCGAAGCTCATCCGGGGCTTCTGCCACCTCTACGACGGGCAGGaggcggtggccgtcggcatggAGGCGGCCATCACGCGCcgcgacgccatcatcaccgcctacCGCGACCACTGCCTCTACCTGGCCCGCGGGGGCACCCTCGTCGCCGCCTTCGCGGAGCTCATGGGCCGCGTCGACGGATGCTCCAGGGGCAAGGGCGGCTCCATGCACTTCTACAAGAAGGACGCCGGCTTCTTTGGCGGCCACGGCATCGTCGGCGCGCAGGTGCCGCTCGGGTGCGGGCTCGCCTTCGCGCAGAGGTACAGGAAGGAGGGGACGGTCACGTTTGATCTGTATGGGGATGGTGCTGCCAACCAGGGGCAGCTCTTCGAGGCGCTCAACATGGCCGCGCTCTGGAAGCTGCCCGTCATACTCGTCTGCGAGAACAACCACT ATGGGATGGGGACGGCCGAGTGGAGGGCCTCTAAGAGCGCGGCGTACTACACGCGCGGGGACTATGTGCCCGGGCTCAAG GTTGATGGGATGGATTTCCTCGCGGTGAAACAAGCCTGTAAATTtgccaaagaacatgttcttgagaATGGACCAATC ATTCTTGAGATGGACACATACAGATACCATGGCCATTCTATGTCAGATCCAGGCAGCACGTACCGCACTAGAGATGAGATTGCAGGAATAAGACAG GAACGTGATCCGATTGAGCGGGTCAGAAAGCTGATATTGGCCCATGACTTGGCAACAGCCCAGGAGCTTAAG GACATGGAGAAGGAAATTAGGAAGGAAGTTGACATTGCAATTGCCAAAGCAAAG GAAAGCCCAATGCCTGACGAATCCGAGCTGTTCAAAAATGTGTATGTCAACGACTGCGGCCTGGAG TCTTTTGGGGTGGACAGGAAGGTTGTGAGAACCGTTCTTCCTTAG
- the LOC124685386 gene encoding uncharacterized protein LOC124685386: protein MARLPLPPTPPSFTLIKKEPDADPKAAARTPHPLTHRKPRRDRLPLPGTPIQPFLTPQTIPSGTSTPDSFTIRRCRELGLTPETLPTSIKREPDADAGGATFGTPPPKKRRRHCLSATPSQPLFTPGTTQPDNSRADSSADKWWSEQHGPTPNASVKREPGTDAGKAAEGKLRRPYPHARPTAAQTPTMWLNRGRLGRLLHNLTRTHRWRDAAGVFSALLPAFQHPDSSEEAHSIFVAAMDIHRKLEEDSGKRRYYLRTEKIFNVWLPRLAWLPTSAKKHLVKLERALFYLSQEKIDDAYNSTRALIGKDGLQMEPTLNLIHGLISYDKWYSGLPKDMQLEELDVYNEACTTSEASNGHEESGLQDSSNDSIDVDDASFRPCSSESSINNGNIDKKQKVYKKYFPVYSVKENDSVGSDVKEVGCTDFRSVFFSTSDSPTCGLEKSLLPLRLRRAAGTSNDSFDSYWKYKSTPNHFYVDAERCLRVALHSSPPVMAALVPLIQILLLGDKLKEALCELEKVCHSSTTALPFRLRGRLVEYFDQNQVSTISCCYEEALRRDPTCSYSVKKLIEMHRKGYYNTVRLLESIALHLDSVNGTPFIWEELVSCFLRLFSDRTTENEDCFSCNVEGDAEINASSSLSSVFCEQHKRESWKLRCKWWMNHHFSQNNYMSETEEGDCKLLACKAACASHLFGPRFQYVKAVEGYLSKQEAKDEFGLLSRNMENSVKLLHSLEKTT from the exons ATGgcgcggctgccgctgccgccaactCCACCATCTTTCACCCTCATCAAGAAAGAGCCCGACGCCGACCCCAAAGCTGCCGCCCGCACGCCGCACCCGCTCACCCACAGGAAGCCCCGCCGGGACCGGCTTCCCCTTCCCGGAACCCCAATTCAGCCGTTCCTCACGCCACAAACTATCCCATCTGGCACTTCAACACCCGATTCTTTCACCATCAGGCGATGCAGGGAGCTGGGCCTGACGCCGGAGACCCTACCCACCTCCATAAAGCGCGAGCCTGACGCCGACGCAGGAGGGGCAACATTCGGCACGCCACCACCCAAGAAGCGCCGCCGGCACTGCCTGTCGGCAACCCCGAGCCAGCCCCTCTTCACGCCCGGAACCACCCAGCCGGACAATTCAAGGGCAGATTCCTCGGCAGACAAGTGGTGGAGCGAGCAGCACGGCCCAACGCCGAATGCCTCCGTCAAGCGTGAGCCCGGCACAGACGCCGGTAAGGCCGCGGAAGGGAAATTACGGCGCCCCTACCCCCACGCGAGGCCCACGGCAGCTCAAACCCCCACAATGTGGCTCAACCGCGGCCGCCTCGGCCGTCTCCTCCACAACCTAACTCGCACGCACCGCTGGCGTGACGCGGCCGGCGTCTTCTCCGCGCTCCTACCTGCCTTCCAGCACCCTGACTCCTCTGAGGAGGCCCACAGCATTTTCGTG GCTGCGATGGATATCCATAGGAAGCTCGAGGAGGACAGCGGCAAGAGGCGCTATTACCTCAGGACCGAGAAGATCTTCAATGTGTGGTTACCGCGGCTAGCTTGGTTGCCCACTTCTGCTAAA AAACACTTGGTTAAACTCGAACGGGCACTATTTTATCTTTCACAAGAGAAAATCGATGATGCATACAATTCAACAAGAGC ACTTATTGGTAAGGATGGACTACAGATGGAACCAACTCTAAATCTGATACATGGCTTGATATCATATGATAAATGGTACTCTGGCTTGCCCAAGGATATGCAACTTGAGGAATTAGATGTTTACAATGAAGCATGCACAACTTCTGAGGCATCTAATGGCCATGAAGAAAGTGGTCTTCAGGATAGCTCAAATGACAGCattgatgttgatgatgccaGTTTTCGTCCTTGCTCTTCAGAAAGTTCTATCAATAATGGGAACATAGACAAAAAGCAGAAGGTCTACAAGAAATATTTCCCTGTTTATTCTGTGAAGGAAAATGATTCAGTTGGTTCAGACGTGAAAGAAGTGGGCTGTACAGATTTTCGAAGCGTATTTTTTAGCACCTCCGATAGCCCTACCTGTG GATTGGAGAAAAGCTTGTTGCCGTTACGTCTGAGGCGTGCTGCCGGGACTTCAAATGATAGCTTTGATTCATACTGGAAGTACAAGTCAACACCTAATCACTTCTATGTGGATGCAGAAAGATGTCTAAGAGTGGCTCTTCATTCATCGCCACCAGTAATGGCAGCCTTAGTACCATTAATACAG ATTCTCCTGCTTGGTGATAAACTGAAAGAGGCTCTTTGTGAACTTGAGAAGGTCTGCCACAGTTCAACCACAGCGCTTCCTTTCAG ATTGCGAGGTAGACTGGTAGAGTATTTTGACCAAAACCAAGTATCAACAATTTCTTGTTGTTATGAGGAAGCTTTGCGGAGAGATCCTACATGCAGCTACTCAGTTAAGAAGCTAATTGAAATGCACAGAAAAG GATATTATAATACGGTCCGGCTACTTGAGTCAATAGCTTTACATCTAGATTCTGTGAATGGGACGCCTTTTATCTGGGAGGAGCTTGTATCATGCTTCCTTCGGCTTTTTTCTGATCGTACTACGGAAAACGAGGATTGTTTTTCATGTAATGTTGAAGGAGATGCAGAAATCAATGCTTCAAGTAGTCTTTCTTCGGTCTTCTGTGAGCAACATAAAAGAGAATCATGGAAGCTCCGATGCAAATGGTGGATGAACCATCATTTCAGCCAAAACAACTATATGTCAGAAACCGAGGAAG GTGACTGCAAGCTCCTCGCTTGCAAGGCGGCCTGCGCTTCTCACCTGTTTGGGCCTAGGTTCCAGTATGTCAAAGCAGTTGAGGGCTATCTTTCCAAGCAAGAAGCTAAGGACGAATTTGGACTTTTGTCGAGGAACATGGAGAATTCTGTCAAATTATTACATAGTTTGGAGAAAACTACGTAG
- the LOC124685387 gene encoding uncharacterized protein LOC124685387, whose amino-acid sequence MAASASAPGAEPQKQLLSIIRDFAAEKSHGERTVSGLKRRLDDVLAAADAATAELDAAKRAREAAETDLRGTQVQASIAAATIQALEATISHLQEEIAKLGSELEELKSKEDSERDEFISQMVEMNARIRQFQQMASVELARKCSEVSTDGEQGKAADGNQGKGTDGHNVSDKNETAESEDMVTDLADKLSNIEAEMHALEEEYQKDLLDHKQVCQELADVQAKRALIEAVMDETKQLQEVGGRVAEMEKVLNSVAEELQRRYMCRGCGTNNMGGMGEAARTSSN is encoded by the exons ATGGCCGCATCGGCGTCGGCGCCGGGCGCCGAGCCCCAGAAGCAGCTCCTGTCCATCATCCGCGACTTCGCCGCCGAGAAGTCCCACGGCG AGCGCACGGTGTCGGGCCTGAAGCGGCGCCTCGACGACGTGCtcgcggcggccgacgcggccaCGGCGGAGCTCGACGCCGCCAAGCGCGCGCGGGAGGCCGCGGAGACGGACCTGCGCGGGACCCAGGTGCAGGCCTCCATCGCCGCCGCGACCATCCAGGCGCTCGAG GCGACCATCTCGCATCTCCAGGAGGAGATCGCGAAGCTGGGCTCCGAGCTGGAGGAGCTTAAG AGCAAGGAAGACAGTGAGAG AGACGAGTTCATCAGCCAGATGGTTGAAATGAATGCAAGGATAAG GCAATTTCAACAGATGGCTTCTGTTGAATTAGCAAGGAAATGCTCTGAAGTGTCAACAGATGGTGAGCAAGGCAAGGCAGCAGACGGTAATCAAGGCAAGGGAACAGATG GTCATAATGTGAGCGACAAGAATGAAACTGCTGAATCAGAAGACATGGTGACAGATCTGGCTGATAAGTTGAGCAATATTGAGGCTGAGATGCATGCCTTGGAGGAAGAGTATCAAAAGGATCTGCTTGATCATAAACAG GTCTGTCAGGAACTGGCTGATGTCCAAGCAAAGAGAGCTCTAATAGAGGCTGTGATGGATGAGACGAAGCAGTTGCAGGAGGTCGGGGG GCGCGTGGCGGAAATGGAGAAAGTGCTCAATTCAGTTGCTGAGGAGCTGCAGAGGCGGTACATGTGCCGTGGCTGCGGTACCAACAACATGGGTGGGATGGGGGAGGCGGCGCGGACGTCTTCCAACTAA